GGTGCTTACACTCTACATACATGCCAAAGCGCGCCGAGAAGAAGCGTATCTGATGGAACTCTTCCCCGGCTACAGGGAGCACCGCGCGCGTACGAAGCACATGATTCCAGGGATCTACTAGAGGAAAGCTCCGACTACCGCAGCAGATCGTAGTCGGGGAGATCCCGCCGTCCCAGCAGCGCCAGTCGGGTGAAGACCTGGCCCCTGTGATACTGCTCATGGGTCACGACGTGCCAGACGATCTCCTCAACGCTGGCGGTCTGCTCCGGATCCCAGGGAAAGGCCCTGCGGGAACCGCGCGCCTTGGGTGTGAGTGCGGACAGCCACGCCATGGTCGCTTCCCGCTGCGGCCTCCATACGGCAAGGATGCTGTCGAGATCGCCGAACGACGCCGGATCGAGGCGCGTGCGCCGACCCCCGAGCACGACATGGCATATCCAGAAGGTCTCGGCTCCGACCATGTGCACCAGCACATCGCGGATCGGCTTCATCCCATCCCCGGGCGGCGCCGTCAGTTCGTCCCAGGTATGCGGCCGGCACAGATCGGTCA
This is a stretch of genomic DNA from Armatimonadota bacterium. It encodes these proteins:
- a CDS encoding isoprenylcysteine carboxylmethyltransferase family protein; translation: TFVQTGLYARTRHPAYGGLLIMAVGWALWRGSGLHLVLTAVLTLYIHAKARREEAYLMELFPGYREHRARTKHMIPGIY
- a CDS encoding DUF664 domain-containing protein, with the translated sequence MAPRDVTPRSGRRAAMLPPRIADGFARLPVELTDLCRPHTWDELTAPPGDGMKPIRDVLVHMVGAETFWICHVVLGGRRTRLDPASFGDLDSILAVWRPQREATMAWLSALTPKARGSRRAFPWDPEQTASVEEIVWHVVTHEQYHRGQVFTRLALLGRRDLPDYDLLR